TCCACTCTATTTCTATTCTAGAATACCATATTTAACGTGTGTAAGAAAAGGAACTCCAATACGATGAGCAGCTTTAAATGAACGCACTGAACGTATCAATGCATAAAACGTCATAGTTTACGGATACAGTTTTATTAACGATTTATGTCTTTGTGAAAATGAATGGCGCTTCGCGAAAATACGCGAAGCGCTAACCGTACTTTAGTATTATTTAACCATACCCAGGCGTCTTTTGCCAAGAGTTTCCTTGCGCTTAAACAGCTGGAATCCTGCAAGGGCAACGGTTGGTACAGACGCTGAGGCAAGGATGAGGAGCCAGTGCTCAAAGCCCAGGCTTACCGTATGGAAAACAGGCTGGAGCGGCGGGTAGTACAGCACAACAAGCATTAATACAATGGATGATATGACTGCACCGACCAGGTATTTGTTTTCGAACGGATTTCGGTGAAAGACAGAATGTTCACTGCGGCAGTCAAATACGTGAATGAGCTGGGCCATTACGAGTGTGGCAAATGCCACCGTCTGGGCAAGCATCAGGTTCTCCCCGCTTGACTGGTACGTCTGCCAGAAAGCGAACAGGGTCACAGCCCCGATCATAAACCCGCGGCTCACGACTTTCCAGCCAAGCTTACGTGCAAAAATGCTTTCATTGGGCGGACGCGGTTTCCGCTTCATCACATCATCTTCCGGCTGGTCCATCCCCAGTGCCATCGCCGGCAGGCCGTCTGTTACAAGGTTAATCCAGAGGATCTGAATAGCCACAAGAGGCAGCGGCATTCCGAGCATCATGGCAAACAGCATAACGAGGATTTCACCAACGTTGGATGCGAGCATGTACCGGATAAACTTCCTGATATTATCGTAAATGTTTCTTCCTTCTTTGATTGCGGCTTTTATCGTTTTAAAATTATCGTCACTTAAAATCAGAGAGGACGCTTCTTTCGCTACGTCTGTTCCTGTAGTTCCCATGGCCACGCCGATGTTTGCGGCTTTAATGGCAGGTGCATCGTTTACACCGTCACCTGTCATGGCAACAATGTGACCTCTGGACTGCAGCGCCTTTACAATTTTAAGCTTATCTTCAGGTGTAACCCTCGCAAAAACGTAGACATCATCCACGACAGCACTTAATTCTTCCACGTTCATTTTTGAAAGGTCGCCGCCTGTAAGGACTTTACCTCCGATCGGAAGCATTCCGAGCCTTGTGGCGATGGCTTTCGCCGTAAGGGCGTGGTCCCCTGTGATCATTACGGTTTTAATTCCAGCTTTTTTACATTCATCCACGGCACTAAACACTTCGTCTCTTGGAGGGTCAATCATGCCCTGGATCCCGATAAACGTGAGCTCTCTTTCCGCATCACTTTCAGTCTCTACACTCTCACCAGGCTTTAATTCCCTGTAGGCAATGGCAATTGTCCTGAGTGCGTCAGAGGCAAGTTCCTCAACGACAGTATACTGTCTGTCCCGTTCGCTTTGGTCGAGTTTGCCTTTTCTCCCGTTCGACAGGATAAAACCTGTTCGGTTCAAGACAACATCCGGAGCCCCTTTTGTTACGATGAAGCGGCTGTTTGTTTCTTTGTTTTTTACAATGACACTCATCATTTTCCGGCCCGAGTCAAACGGAAATTCCTTTTCAACCGTATAAAGCTTCTCAAGAGAGCTTTTTGAAACGCCTGCTTTACGGGCCGCTGCCAGGAGTGCACCTTCAGTCGGGTCCCCGTCCACTGCGTAAACACCGTCTTTTGTCTCTTTTAGTTGAGCGTTATTGCAGAGCATCCCGAATGTTAAAAGCTGCCATAACGGCTTTTCTTTTACCGGATCAATTCTCTTCTCTCCAAGGTAGAAGTCTCCTAACGGCTGAAAACCGCTGCCTGTGACATTCCAGAGAGTACCGTCGCTGTATAATGTGGTGACCGTCATTTCGTTCTGGGTGAGTGTGCCTGTTTTATCCGAACAGATTACCGTAGCACACCCGAGTGTTTCTACAGCCGGAAGCTTTCTGACAATGGCATTTCGTTTTATCATCCTCTGAACTCCAAGAGCAAGTGCCACAGTCACAATGGCCGGCAGCCCTTCTGGTATGGCTGCAACTGCGAGGGACACCCCTGCGAGGAACATGGTATAGACGTCGTGGCCCTGAATGATTCCAAATAGAACAACGAGACCAGTAAGGAGCAGGGCTGCTGCAATTAAAACCTTGCCCAGTTGTTCAAGGCGTTTCTGGAGCGGGGTTTCCATTGATTCCGTTGTTTTAAGCAAATGGGCGATTTTCCCCATTTCTGTTTTCATTCCTGAAGCAATGACAACACCTGCCCCGTTGCCCTGAGTCACAAGCGTACCCATAAACGCCATGTTTTCCTGATCGCCCAGGGGAAGAGTGTCAAAAGATTGGATCGCTTCGCGGCTTTTTCTCACGGGCAGGGATTCCCCTGTCAGAGCGCTCTCCTCCACGTACATACTTTCACTGCGAAGGATTCGTACATCAGCGCCGATTCTGTCCCCGGCTGTCATTTTAACAATGTCACCGATGACCGCTTCATGGGACGGTATCCGCTTCCACTCCCCGTTTCTCAAAACATTCATCTGCGGTGCCGAAAGAGCCTTTAACGATGCCAGCGATTTCTCTGCTTTTCGCTCCTGGAAAAAACCTAAAAAACCGTTAAGGAGAACGATAATCATGATTGTGAGGGCATCGATATACTCTCCAAGCAAACCAGACACAAGTGTTGCTGCAAGAAGGACGAGTACCATAAAATCCTTGAACTGCGAAATGAATAAAAAGAAGAGCGGTGTCCGCTTTCCGTCATCAAGCTTGTTCAGTCCGTGCTTTTTCAGCCTCATCTGGGCTTCCTCGTCATCGAGACCCCTCGCTGCGTCTGTGTTGATCATCCGCTCAACTTCTTCTACCTCCATCTCATACCACTTCATGACTCCACCTCTTCTTTTTTACGATAGCGATGTGTTTCCTCCGTGGCGGCGGTTCCGTTAAGAAAAACCGCTGAATTGGTACCATCTGATATCACATCGCGTATAAAAGTAAGCAGCCCACTTTCCACCGGGCACATTGAGACAACCTTTACAACAAATCTTATTCACGGTTGTCCACAAACATGACTTTCACCTGAAACGACTTCCTAACGAGGCGGATCGTTTGCTATACTTAAAAGGATTGTGGAATAAACTTGGCGGTGATAACAATGGCATTTGACGGAATAGTAACAAAGGCAGTTACAGACAGCCTTAATGAAACGCTGGTCTCAGGACGGATTACAAAGGTCCACCAGCCGTATAAATCGGATCTGGTCATTACAGTCCGGGCAAGAGGGCGCAATCACGCTCTCTTCATTTCAGTAAATTCAAGTTTCGCCCGTTTTCATTTAACAAAAGAAAAATATGAAAACCCGAAAGAACCGCCAATGTTCTGTATGCTTTTAAGAAAGCATCTCGAAGGCGGTCTCGTGGAACGCATTGAACAGGACGGACTTGAGCGGATCGTAACGTTTTATATTAAAGGACGGAACGAACTTGGTGACGTGTCCAAAAAGAAACTCGTGCTTGAGCTTATGGGGCGTCACAGCAATCTTATTCTCGTGGATGATGAAGAAGGAATGATCCTTGACAGCATCAAGCATATTCCCCCTTCTCTTTCCACTTACCGGACCGTTCTCCCGGGTCAGCAGTATAAAGAGCCTCCCCACCTTGATAAACTGAACCCTCTTGAAGCCGATGAAACGACGGTTCTCAAAAAAATTCAATTCCAGTCCGGGAAGATAGACAAGCAACTCGTCGGAAAGTTCAGCGGTCTGAGCCCGCTCATTGTCCGGGAGATGTTTCACCGGGCAGGCCTTGTGAATCCGGATACGCTGCCGGGTGCATTTACTTCCCTCCTTGCATCTGTAAAAGAAAAGAAGTATACACCTCAAATCGTTACCGGAAAGAAAGAGGAAGCTTTTTCTGTAATTGACCTTGATCACATTCAAGGTGAAAAGCTTACATTCGATACGGTGCACGAGATGCTAGACCGGTATTTTTACGGAAAAGCCCAGCGTGACCGGGTAAAGCAGCAGGCTCACGATCTTGAACGGATGCTCAGGAACGAATACAGCAAAAACAAAAAAAAGATCAAAAAGCTTGAAAACACGTTAAAAGATTCAGAGAAGGCTGCCCGCTTCCAGCGGTACGGAGAACTTCTGACCGCCCATATGCATGCGATCACACAGGGGGACAAAGAGGTTGAAGTGATTGAT
This DNA window, taken from Alteribacter keqinensis, encodes the following:
- a CDS encoding cation-translocating P-type ATPase; translated protein: MKWYEMEVEEVERMINTDAARGLDDEEAQMRLKKHGLNKLDDGKRTPLFFLFISQFKDFMVLVLLAATLVSGLLGEYIDALTIMIIVLLNGFLGFFQERKAEKSLASLKALSAPQMNVLRNGEWKRIPSHEAVIGDIVKMTAGDRIGADVRILRSESMYVEESALTGESLPVRKSREAIQSFDTLPLGDQENMAFMGTLVTQGNGAGVVIASGMKTEMGKIAHLLKTTESMETPLQKRLEQLGKVLIAAALLLTGLVVLFGIIQGHDVYTMFLAGVSLAVAAIPEGLPAIVTVALALGVQRMIKRNAIVRKLPAVETLGCATVICSDKTGTLTQNEMTVTTLYSDGTLWNVTGSGFQPLGDFYLGEKRIDPVKEKPLWQLLTFGMLCNNAQLKETKDGVYAVDGDPTEGALLAAARKAGVSKSSLEKLYTVEKEFPFDSGRKMMSVIVKNKETNSRFIVTKGAPDVVLNRTGFILSNGRKGKLDQSERDRQYTVVEELASDALRTIAIAYRELKPGESVETESDAERELTFIGIQGMIDPPRDEVFSAVDECKKAGIKTVMITGDHALTAKAIATRLGMLPIGGKVLTGGDLSKMNVEELSAVVDDVYVFARVTPEDKLKIVKALQSRGHIVAMTGDGVNDAPAIKAANIGVAMGTTGTDVAKEASSLILSDDNFKTIKAAIKEGRNIYDNIRKFIRYMLASNVGEILVMLFAMMLGMPLPLVAIQILWINLVTDGLPAMALGMDQPEDDVMKRKPRPPNESIFARKLGWKVVSRGFMIGAVTLFAFWQTYQSSGENLMLAQTVAFATLVMAQLIHVFDCRSEHSVFHRNPFENKYLVGAVISSIVLMLVVLYYPPLQPVFHTVSLGFEHWLLILASASVPTVALAGFQLFKRKETLGKRRLGMVK
- a CDS encoding Rqc2 family fibronectin-binding protein, encoding MAFDGIVTKAVTDSLNETLVSGRITKVHQPYKSDLVITVRARGRNHALFISVNSSFARFHLTKEKYENPKEPPMFCMLLRKHLEGGLVERIEQDGLERIVTFYIKGRNELGDVSKKKLVLELMGRHSNLILVDDEEGMILDSIKHIPPSLSTYRTVLPGQQYKEPPHLDKLNPLEADETTVLKKIQFQSGKIDKQLVGKFSGLSPLIVREMFHRAGLVNPDTLPGAFTSLLASVKEKKYTPQIVTGKKEEAFSVIDLDHIQGEKLTFDTVHEMLDRYFYGKAQRDRVKQQAHDLERMLRNEYSKNKKKIKKLENTLKDSEKAARFQRYGELLTAHMHAITQGDKEVEVIDYYHPDQATVTISLDPQKSPSGNAQQYFKKYNKLKNSVAVVKEQIVKAQEEMAYLDQVIQQVETAAPADLEDIREELADEGYIKKRRVGKKKKNNDKPQPEKYKSSEGVDILVGKNNKQNEYVTNRLARQDDTWLHTKDIPGSHVVIRSQDFTEVTLHEAANLAAYFSKARRSGQVPVDYTLIRHVKKPSGAKPGYVIYDNQTTLFVTPDEDQVRELRVK